In one window of Zingiber officinale cultivar Zhangliang chromosome 11A, Zo_v1.1, whole genome shotgun sequence DNA:
- the LOC122032109 gene encoding E3 ubiquitin-protein ligase SGR9, amyloplastic-like, producing the protein MDFASATTTTVVSAGEVIMAALLRLPVHSFSDLTRSLADNLDLHRRRLTFLLLSPLHFALTLSHLRSLSLHEKTLLLARLLLSSLHLLLPTAASPHPHRLSLRDLDAALLLVAMCDSHDPSAPIDSWRATVSRHVLHQALSPSGLGDGPWPVLCHHVDAAAKCRRLMETMAGGGKERSEVAASVASVVALPWVDHGGASGECVVCREEMGEAGGRMVCELPCSHRLHWGCALGWLRRRHTCPCCRHELPTENVACEMGRMWRAAVRSGSDHKQRPL; encoded by the coding sequence ATGGACTTCGCTTCCGCAACCACCACCACCGTCGTTTCCGCCGGCGAAGTCATAATGGCCGCCCTCCTCCGCCTTCCCGTCCACTCCTTCTCCGACCTCACGCGCTCCCTTGCTGACAATCTCGATCTTCACCGCCGCCGCCTCACGTTCCTCCTCCTCTCCCCCCTCCACTTCGCCCTCACCCTCTCCCACCTCCGATCTCTCTCGCTCCACGAGAAGACCCTCCTCCTCGCCcgcctcctcctctcctccctccaCCTACTCCTCCCCACCGCCGCCTCACCGCACCCCCACCGCCTCAGCCTCCGCGACCTCGACGCCGCGCTCCTCCTCGTGGCTATGTGCGACTCCCATGACCCCTCCGCCCCCATCGACTCCTGGCGCGCCACCGTGTCCCGCCACGTTCTCCATCAGGCGCTCAGCCCCTCCGGTCTCGGAGACGGCCCGTGGCCCGTCTTGTGCCACCACGTCGACGCCGCCGCGAAGTGCCGGCGGCTGATGGAAACCATGGCAGGCGGAGGGAAGGAGAGATCGGAAGTGGCGGCGTCGGTGGCCTCAGTGGTGGCGCTCCCGTGGGTGGATCACGGAGGAGCATCCGGGGAGTGCGTCGTGTGCAGGGAGGAGATGGGGGAAGCGGGAGGGAGGATGGTGTGCGAGCTTCCATGCAGTCACCGGTTGCACTGGGGGTGCGCGCTGGGGTGGCTCCGGCGGCGGCACACCTGCCCGTGCTGCCGGCACGAGCTACCGACAGAGAACGTGGCGTGCGAGATGGGACGGATGTGGAGGGCAGCGGTCAGGTCAGGCAGCGATCACAAGCAGAGACCACTGtga